The proteins below come from a single Triticum aestivum cultivar Chinese Spring chromosome 5D, IWGSC CS RefSeq v2.1, whole genome shotgun sequence genomic window:
- the LOC123125561 gene encoding uncharacterized protein yields MSRARLLAARASPVAVAVAQAAKVAAACATVGVVAETVTAIAGNVTEAAQKVRRAAESVGTALLETEQALRAVVAVLVLVVIVCTDIYLWVAWVASRLADRVVSLSSPTAHSIPATRPFGEFHRLAVHGYIPLLPCGHETDASEQRSWRS; encoded by the coding sequence ATGTCTCGCGCTCGTCTTCTCGCGGCGCGGGcctcgcccgtcgccgtcgccgtcgcccaggccgccaaggtcgccgccgcctgcgccaccGTCGGCGTCGTTGCGGAAACGGTGACCGCCATCGCTGGCAACGTCACCGAGGCCGCGCAGAAGGTGCGGCGTGCTGCCGAGTCCGTGGGCACGGCTCTGCTCGAGACCGAGCAGGCCCTCCGTGCCGTCGTCGCTGTTCTGGTTCTTGTGGTGATCGTCTGCACAGATATCTACCTGTGGGTCGCGTGGGTCGCGTCCAGGCTCGCCGACCGCGTGGTCTCCCTCTCCTCGCCGACCGCCCACTCCATCCCGGCCACACGGCCATTCGGTGAGTTCCACCGACTAGCTGTGCACGGATACATTCCTCTTCTCCCGTGCGGACATGAAACTGACGCCTCCGAACAACGGAGCTGGCGGTCCTAG
- the LOC123122870 gene encoding mitogen-activated protein kinase kinase kinase kinase 2 produces MAFSPRSPWSRSKKPDIYSTVVVHDDEDDARGGDARAEDDDDDDPSALPPLLQRLPKDFGGASFDDDDDPYSSDLDDASLSATVVIKRGAPASTSSSSRSPFLDLRRSSPRAAEADPFSTFVVHGTARSGGASSPRESVSGTFIRHSGGPPSPRESVSGTFIRHTRGSSSPHESFSGTFIHHTSGASSPRDSASGAGFGSSFITPSAGQAEEDRQPSLLMQQQQSRRKASMSSVPDSVTREDPSTKYELLHELGKGSYGAVYKARDLRTQELVAVKIISLTEGEEGYEDIRGEIEMLQQCSHPNVVRYFGSYQGEEYLWIVMEYCGGGSVADLIGITEEPLDEPQIAYICRETLKGLAYLHTIFKVHRDIKGGNILLTDQGEVKLGDFGVAAQLTRTMSKRNTFIGTPHWMAPEVIQESRYDGKVDVWALGVSAIEMAEGMPPRSTVHPMRVIFMISSEPAPMLEDKEKWSLLFHDFIAKCLTKDARLRPPAIEMLKHKFIEKCNTGASKMLAKIKEAKIIRETAAQNQLPDSDDAMDATVRINEDYGETVPTNSQSTHETKNDGSGGDFGTMIVHPEDGDEAAESSIFPRTEFIPGLGSINSFTHDPKRAELISKFWAESTADSDASKERDLYGLPDIQEPKTMPRSTGTVKQHKGAEGTVLRHDITASPGVASTMNKLSSSPSRKAFSVQDKLWSIYAAGNTVPIPFLKAIDISPLALVSDSVAGNGPAGSSTTDALEAVRELFSGDGQAKKGRKGQNEAPLPPGVHDRLTTSPTLMNLAQALAYHKTCYEDMPLQDSQATEEQQTIQNLCDTLRTILRL; encoded by the exons ATGGCCTTCTCCCCGCGCTCGCCGTGGTCGCGCTCCAAAAAGCCCGACATCTACTCCACCGTCGTGGTccacgacgacgaggacgacgcccGCGGCGGCGACGCCCGCGcggaggatgacgacgacgacgacccctCCGCGCTGCCCCCGCTCCTCCAGCGCCTCCCCAAGGACTTCGGCGGCGCGTccttcgacgacgacgacgacccctactCCTCGGACCTCGACGACGCCTCGCTCTCCGCCACCGTCGTTATCAAGCGCGGCGCCCCCGCCTCCACATCGTCCTCCTCCCGATCCCCGTTCCTGGATCTGCgccgctccagcccccgcgccgccGAGGCCGACCCGTTCTCCACCTTCGTCGTCCACGGCACCGCGCGCTCCGGCGGCGCCTCCAGCCCGCGGGAGTCCGTCTCCGGCACGTTTATACGCCACTCGGGTGGCCCCCCCAGCCCCCGCGAGTCCGTCTccggcacattcatccgccacacccGTGGCTCCTCCAGCCCCCACGAGTCGTTCTCCGGCACGTTCATTCACCACACCAGCGGCGCCTCCAGTCCACGCGACTCCGCCTCCGGTGCTGGGTTTGGGTCCTCATTCATAACCCCTTCGGCCGGGCAGGCGGAGGAGGACCGGCAGCCATCACTTCTGATGCAGCAGCAGCAATCAAGGCGGAAGGCATCAATGAGCTCTGTCCCAGATAGTGTTACTAGGGAGGATCCTTCAACCAAGTATGAGCTGCTCCATGAGCTCG GGAAAGGTTCATATGGTGCAGTGTACAAGGCGAGGGATCTCAGAACGCAGGAGCTTGTAGCTGTCAAGATCATCTCCTTAACAGAAGGG GAAGAAGGATATGAAGATATACGGGGAGAAATTGAGATGCTACAGCAGTGCAGCCATCCAAATGTTGTGCGCTACTTTGGGAGTTATCAAGGAGAAGAATACCTTTGG ATAGTTATGGAGTATTGTGGTGGTGGAAGTGTTGCTGACTTGATAGGCATTACAGAGGAGCCTCTTGACGAACCGCAAATAGCTTATATATGTCGAGAAACATTAAAG GGTCTTGCTTACTTGCACACAATTTTCAAAGTTCATAGAGATATTAAGGGTGGCAACATTCTACTGACTGATCAAGGCGAGGTGAAGTTGG GCGATTTTGGTGTTGCTGCCCAACTAACAAGAACCATGTCAAAGCGCAACACG TTCATCGGTACTCCACACTGGATGGCGCCAGAGGTCATTCAAGAAAGTCGTTATGATGGGAAG GTAGATGTTTGGGCTCTTGGTGTGTCTGCAATAGAGATGGCAGAG GGCATGCCACCGAGATCCACTGTGCATCCAATGAGA GTGATCTTCATGATATCTAGTGAACCTGCACCGATGCTGGAGGATAAGGAGAAGTG GTCTCTTCTCTTTCATGATTTTATTGCCAAGTGCCTAACAAAGGATGCAAGACTCCGGCCTCCTGCAATTGAGATGCTGAAG CACAAATTTATTGAGAAGTGCAACACTGGAGCTTCAAAAATGTTGGCAAAGATCAAGGAagcaaaaatcatcagagaaaCAGCTGCACAAAACCAGCTGCCTGACTCTGACGAT GCAATGGATGCAACTGTTCGAATTAATGAAGATTATGGAGAAACTGTTCCGACAAACTCTCAGTCAACTCATGAAACAAAAAATGATGGTTCGGGAG GCGATTTTGGCACAATGATAGTCCATCCTGAAGATGGCGATGAAGCGGCCGAATCATCTATTTTCCCAAGAACAGAGTTCATACCGGGCCTTGGTAGCATCAACTCTTTCACACATGATCCAAAGAGGGCTGAGCTTATTTCAAAATTTTG gGCGGAGAGCACAGCTGATAGTGATGCCAGTAAAGAGCGGGACTTGTATGGACTTCCCGACATCCAAGAACCCAAAACAATGCCACGTTCAACTGGAACAGTTAAGCAGCACAAGGGCGCAGAAGGGACTGTGCTGCGCCATGATATCACTGCATCACCGGGTGTTGCTAGCACAATGAACAAATTAAGCAGCAGCCCAAGCCGTAAAGCATTTTCGGTTCAGGATAAG CTCTGGTCAATCTATGCCGCCGGAAACACAGTGCCTATTCCATTTCTGAAGGCGATTGACATTTCACCGCTAGCTCTAGTATCGGATAGCGTAGCGGGCAATGGCCCTGCTGGTTCAAGCACAACTGATGCCTTGGAGGCAGTCAGGGAGCTTTTCAGTGGCGATGGGCAGGCAAAGAAAGGGCGCAAAGGGCAAAATGAG GCCCCTCTTCCTCCTGGTGTGCACGACAGGTTGACGACAAGCCCTACATTGATGAACCTGGCCCAGGCTCTCGCTTACCATAAGAC GTGCTACGAGGACATGCCTCTTCAAGATTCACAAGCGACAGAAGAGCAGCAGACGATACAGAACCTTTGTGATACGCTTCGGACCATACTGAGGTTGTAG